In Cryptomeria japonica chromosome 10, Sugi_1.0, whole genome shotgun sequence, a genomic segment contains:
- the LOC131066648 gene encoding cytochrome P450 CYP72A616 — MEWVFWGLAAFCAGLVWFLLKIATTIWWKPLQMKKFFEAQGISGPPYRLFYGNSTDISRMTDEQKSKPMRLSHDIFPRVFPYLHQCSSKYGQDFIYWFGPDARLIVPHPELIKEILSTKFGNYPKPPSNPLGRQLLGKGLVGLKGEKWAQHRRIINPAFHMDLLKGMIPTIVKSGANMLDGWSKLILSGASEIDVQKEFHDLTADVISRTAFGSSFTEGKHIFEMQTKQMILAVDSFRSVYIPGFRFLPTAKNRQRWIVEKEIRRSLRQIIDARERTDITEKSGGYGADLLGLMMSESKEQGRVNVKSNGSLSTEEIIDECKTFYFAGHETTSVLLTWSIILLGIHQDWQERGRREVMEVCGKNNYPDADSLSRLKTVGMIINEVLRLYPPATRMLRMAREPMKLGRLSIPAGTRLEIPILAIHHDPALWGDDANDFNPGRFNEGIAKAAKHPMAFMPFGAGPTICVGQNFAALEAKSVLAMILQKFSFATSPSYTHAPVLLPTLKPQYGAQVIFRME, encoded by the exons ATGGAGTGGGTATTTTGGGGTTTGGCGGCCTTTTGTGCTGGTTTAGTTTGGTTTCTGCTCAAGATTGCAACAACGATATGGTGGAAGCCTCTGCAAATGAAAAAGTTCTTTGAAGCTCAAGGAATCAGTGGCCCTCCATACAGGCTATTCTATGGGAATTCTACAGATATATCCAGAATGACCGATGAGCAGAAGTCCAAACCCATGAGACTCTCACATGACATATTCCCTCGAGTTTTTCCCTATTTACATCAGTGCAGCAGTAAATATG GTCAGGATTTTATTTACTGGTTTGGGCCGGATGCCAGATTGATTGTTCCCCACCCCGAGCTTATTAAGGAGATATTGTCCACTAAATTTGGCAACTATCCAAAGCCTCCCAGTAATCCCCTTGGAAGACAACTGTTGGGAAAGGGACTTGTGGGTTTGAAAGGTGAGAAATGGGCTCAGCACAGGAGAATCATCAATCCTGCTTTCCATATGGATCTCTTGAAG GGGATGATTCCAACTATTGTGAAAAGCGGTGCCAATATGTTGGATGGATGGAGTAAATTGATATTGTCAGGTGCATCGGAAATTGATGTGCAAAAGGAGTTCCACGACCTCACGGCAGATGTTATTTCCCGCACAGCATTTGGAAGCAGTTTTACAGAGGGAAAGCATATCTTTGAAATGCAGACCAAACAGATGATTCTTGCAGTTGACTCATTTCGCAGTGTTTATATTCCAGGTTTCAG GTTTCTTCCTACTGCGAAGAATAGGCAACGTTGGATTGTGGAGAAAGAAATAAGAAGATCCTTAAGACAAATTATAGATGCCAGGGAAAGGACTGATATAACAGAAAAATCAGGTGGATATGGTGCCGATCTGCTTGGTTTGATGATGTCTGAGAGCAAGGAGCAGGGGAGAGTCAATGTAAAAAGTAATGGAAGCCTGAGTACAGAGGAAATCATTGATGAATGCAAGACTTTCTACTTTGCTGGTCATGAAACTACATCAGTACTGTTGACATGGAGTATAATATTGTTGGGCATACATCAAGATTGGCAAGAGCGAGGTCGCAGAGAAGTGATGGAAGTATGTGGAAAAAACAATTACCCGGATGCAGACAGCTTAAGTCGCCTCAAAACT GTGGGAATGATCATAAATGAGGTCTTAAGACTTTATCCACCTGCAACGCGTATGTTGCGAATGGCACGTGAGCCAATGAAACTTGGAAGGCTCTCAATTCCAGCAGGCACTCGACTTGAGATTCCCATCCTGGCAATTCACCATGATCCTGCTTTGTGGGGAGACGATGCCAATGATTTCAACCCAGGGCGATTCAATGAAGGAATTGCAAAGGCTGCAAAGCATCCAATGGCATTCATGCCCTTTGGTGCAGGTCCAACTATATGTGTGGGTCAGAATTTTGCGGCGTTGGAAGCAAAAtcagttttggctatgattctgcaAAAATTTTCTTTTGCGACTTCACCTTCTTATACTCATGCTCCTGTGCTTTTACCTACGCTGAAACCTCAATATGGAGCTCAGGTTATCTTCCGCATGGAATAA